From the Solanum pennellii chromosome 4, SPENNV200 genome, one window contains:
- the LOC107017223 gene encoding transcription factor HEC2-like, which produces MDIDMLKSSATSEDQMEMMLMMQLEKFPDFSTGNCSELPMMEFSPQGSCNSNNSYNFQQMDQNSPNFLNMPSTISFTNSPPIHQNSPNFIPNSGGFTSNRSNMAAMREMIFRIAAMQPINIDPESVKPPKRRNVKISTDPQSVAARHRRERISERIRILQRLVPGGTKMDTASMLDEAIHYVKFLKNQVQSLERAGATRPANGTALTAAAAGLGFPVPMSLSGNYNLPVSTKNYHHQNIQQYADV; this is translated from the exons ATGGATATTGATATGCTTAAATCATCAGCAACTTCTGAAGATCAAATGGAAATGATGCTCATGATGCAATTGGAGAAATTTCCTGACTTTTCTACTG GTAACTGTTCTGAATTACCAATGATGGAGTTTAGTCCACAAGGAAGttgcaacagcaacaacagctaCAATTTCCAACAAATGGATCAAAATTCACCTAATTTTCTCAACATGCCTTCTACTATTTCATTCACAAACTCACCTCcaattcatcaaaattcacCTAATTTTATACCTAATTCGGGTGGATTTACTTCGAATCGAAGCAATATGGCAGCAATGAGGGAGATGATATTCAGAATTGCAGCAATGCAGCCGATTAACATCGATCCTGAATCAGTGAAACCACCAAAGAGAAGGAACGTTAAGATATCAACGGATCCACAGAGCGTTGCGGCGCGACACAGGAGAGAAAGGATAAGTGAAAGGATAAGAATATTACAGAGATTAGTACCAGGAGGAACAAAAATGGATACTGCATCAATGTTAGATGAGGCAATACATtatgtgaaatttttgaaaaatcaggTGCAATCACTGGAAAGGGCAGGTGCAACTAGGCCAGCTAATGGTACTGCTCTTACTGCTGCAGCTGCAGGATTAGGATTCCCTGTACCAATGTCTTTGAGTGGGAATTATAATTTGCCTGTCAGTACAAAAAATTATCACCATCAAAATATTCAACAATATGCAgatgtttaa